The genomic interval CACTATATCAGATACTCAGGTAGTGGCAAAGTTCTGTTTTCCCAAAGGATCCATAGCACAAAATAtggcgcaaaaaaaaaataaaaaatttctATCACTATGTACCCTCTTAAACAGACACTATGACATGTCTAGGAAAACAGGCTCTGGGTAGTTAGAGTACAGTATACAAAAGATAGCAAAATGAAATAGATGAACTCATATTCTTCCTTATGGCCCACTGCAGGGATAGGCAATCTTGCCACAGTCTAGCAGGATTTAATACATCCATGTTCAACTGATCCTCAGCATTGGATCTGTGTGCCTCCTACATAAAAGCCTGCATAATGAGTAGCACTCCAGAAGGATTTTCACCTGGGCCTGTAGCGGAAAAAGTGTCTTGATCACATGGAGGATGAAGAAGCCGCTTAAAGAAACTTAAGGCactacaaaaaaaactaaaaatgctctaaaaaacaataaaaaatgcagtaaaaagaacaaaggaagaCCAGATTACTCCAACATCTTAACTGTCCTGAGTACTACTTGATGCCAAAAGGATGAACTTGTAATCgacaaataaagtaaaaaggTTTACTTTACTGCtcctcatttaaaaatatgggTATGGTTTAACTTATCTTAAAGTGGGTCTACCACAAATTTGAGGATAGTGTTTATGACCAATTAATAGGATCAGATTAGTTGTTTCCTTGAATTGAATGGATCAGAAAACTCTTGGTTCCTTGTCTAGACTGTAGCATCATCCTCTTGGTAAAGACAGTGTTTATGACCAATAAAGTGTGAGAAATTTGGTGTTCACAGGCTGGCATTTATAACATTAAGCCCCTTCTTTTCACAGAGGCCATGATTTGATAAAAGTTTGCACATTcaaaaatacatgcaaattTGATAAcaccagcaaaaaaaaccaacaaaacaaaacaaaaaacaaaactcttcAAGCACGTAACAGGATTATAGAAAATAGGGTCtttcaaaagagaaaaatagcacatttgtctgttttgccAGTTTCCCTGAATGAATGCAATTTGGCACATTCCCACCTGAGGGAGGAAGTCAGCGTCAATGCAAATAAATAGTACCTGCAAACCGATTTAGTGAGCCTGACAGAAGAGACTCTGAGAAAAGAGAATTGAGTAGATCATTATGATTCTGACTGATTGTGTTTAACTCGGAAGCTCTTAAATATTAGTGGATAAATTCTGTTTTCCCAAAGGATCCATAGCATAAAGATCATCGTAAGATGACAATAATTCTATCACTTTGAACAGTCTTAAACAGAGACACTCCGCTATTTCTAGGAAATCAGGCTGGAAAACAGGCAAAGTATACGTTATACAAAACAAGCCAAAATGAAACTGAGGAATTAATCTTCTTCCTTCTGATCATTCTGATTTATTGTGTTTAACCATGTAGCTCTTAAATATCCTTAAATTCTTCTGTTAAACTAGCAACACTAACTCAGCAATCTGAAATTTAGATTGTCATAGCAATAGTCATATCTAACAGTTTCAAGATTCAAAAATCAAACTTTGATGCCTGACATgataattcattaatttatccACCACTCAGCACAAGCCACTGGTTTCCCTGAATTTGCTAGTGGCAGTCATACATGGCACACATAAAACTATCGCCCCGCTCACAGATGACACTGCATTTCTTCAACAAAATCAGTTCCACAGCATCAGTACGTTAGCCTACTATGCAAAACAGCAAAAgagataaatatttatatttcatttttttccttcaatttCAGTAATATATGCATTAGCCTCTAGTCTAGGCTATTTAATTAGGATATGTAGACAAGTGatgctattgttttttttattacatttttcctGTATGAAACTTCTGAGTTGATTGTGTTGAATCCATagcacttttatttttgcagctCTGTGTAATATAAAACCGTGACATCATTATTGTTCTGAAGCCCCTACTCCCTGCTTAGAGTGGATGCACAAAGCTTCATAACCTCCCTCCTGgaacacactacagtgtgacattttttcctttcaggCTTTTAGAAAGGATCTAAGAAGTGGTTTTTAGACGGTTGATAAACAATCAGGCCTAGAGTAAGAGTAAGCAAGTTTAATAAAGACTGCCCCCTGTTGGTTGAAGGGGGCATAAAAGCAGTCTTCACAGGGTGGTCAGATCTGATGCAACTGCACTGTGTTAACAgtatcagttaaaaaaaaacacaaaacagatcattacatttattcacaAAAGTATCAAAAACACATCCATAAACACCCATCACTActcttacaaataaaacagcaaagctgaaaaacaaagcaaagcgTTGCTAAAGCTGTGAATaggcatgtttttaaatatcagCCGGTTCCATGCAGACAGGCTTCCATGTCCTTCAGCTCCTCTAGCTCCTCACAGTGAGGGTCACAGTGCAGGGACAGAAGACGGCGTGCCAAGGGAATCACTGACAGAGCAGACTGTCCATCTCCTCTGCAGGGTTCAAAGCAGCAAttcatgacaaaaaaacaaaacagccccTTGCTATATGTTTAAAGAAGTATGATATTTAAACTTAAACTACAGAGGGTTAATTCATACTCAGAAGATCTTAAAGACACAGGCAAATAACAGCAAACTGGTTTGCACCATGCACAATAAAGCTTGGGCCGTAAGAAAAATTGCTTCTGAACAGTGTTGAAGTGCCTTACCCATTAAAATGCAACTGTGTCAATTTAAAGAGCTGCCGTCCCAGCTCCAAACTGTCCTCCCCGTACTGGGAACGAACAGCAGCAAGACTGCGTTTCAAATGCCATGCAGCTTGTCTCCAGTCCCCTGAATGCCAGACAAGCTCGGTCATGTGTGTTGCCTTCACaaacattcatgcatacacacaattcCTTGCAGCATGTTTTAAATCCAGTATTAAAAATTCGAGGTTCCTATGAGATGATGGAAAAACGTCAACGATTCGAGCTTATTTAAAAGGGGAAAGCCCGATCTGCAGAGTGCTCTCCTCACCTGAGGAGGCATATGCACGTGCAGTTGCATCAGCCAGCTCCCCTTGCAGGGGGTGAGTCTTCATTAAGAAGTGGTCTGCGTGACTGGTTGCTTCCTGTAACATCTGCAATGCCCCATCTAACGGGCAGAGCGAAACAATTTGTGCTTTCAAAATCTAATCCATTTCAAACTGCCAACTTATTTTTAGACATCAAGGCACATTTAAATGGATTTAAATGGATTTCTTTATTCCTTTGAAAGATTAGGTTAAACCTTCCCTACCACGCATTAGCTCCCTCacctgctctctgcttctccatgAGTTCCAAAGCTTGGTCTAAGAGCTGCCGTAGGGCCTGAAgctttctctgcatttctgtATTTGTGGTTCGACGAGGACAGGATGACTGTGAGCATACATGCACATCTGTATCTGTACCCATCTGAAATTACAAGAAGGGCTCCAGATGATCTCTTTAAAGCTGCAGTAGATAACCTGTACAAAAATAACTGTTATATTGGCCAACACATTTTAATATGggcattattattaatataaagcatttttgttGTAAGTGCATGAACAAATGGATGATCTCTGCttaccaacaacaacaacaacagcaacaagtATTTCATTACATCAAACAAGGGGCACTCTGTGCTGGAATGTTACCTGAAGAGAGCTTCCACAGCTTTCACACCTGAGCTTGCTGAATGCTGATGGTAATGTACCAGTTCCATCAGCCAGCTCCAGAGCACAAGTGTCACAGTGGCACTGGAAgaagtactgctccagcaggagGTGCTGTCGCTTCCTAACATCCATCCTGCTATAGTGAGGGCCTGAGGGAGGAGGACAAGATGACCTGGGTACATTCATAAAGGACAGAATAAATGGCATAAAAACACTCAAATATTTTGCTGCTCTTTGAAAATGCGATGCTATGACTTTCACCCATTCTTTATTTAGCCTAGTCTTTTTCAGTTCAGGTCTATGTCAGTAAAGGTAACTCgtatttttgtcattgtgttcTGCTAAGTTTAAATAACTGGTTTTCAGAAAGACTGAATTCACCAGTCCTTACCATAGCAGTGCAACAGCTCCTGTCCTGCCTCAACGTCTCTACACGTTCGTATGCTTACTGCAACACCTGGAGTAGAGGAACCCAGAGAACTTGGCTCGGCCGAACTGAGACCCAGATGGAAAGAGATGCTCGTGTTGGGGCAGCAGGAGTGGTTGAGCAGACTGAGAATGGGGAACAATGCAGTGGCGAGGCGGACCTCCCTGCTGGACTGCACTGCTAGACTGCTGTCCTCTGGGAGAAAAAGTGATCCACATGTCGTCTTAAGTTAGAATGATTATGTACAGTTTTCGAAGGCCCTCGGCGggtctttatttttgtttcattccatTGCCTGGCCAAGTAAAGGCCTGCAGACGCCTTTTTCAGGTTTGCTGGGAGTGGAAGAGAACAAAAGTGCGGACCTGCCTGAGAACCTCTGCTCTTATGTACCTTCAAGAACTAAACCTCTGAAACGAGACTTCATGCATTTTATGAATAAAGAAGAGTTACAGCTGACCTTTATCTCTGATTGCTGTCACAGCCTGAGCATTACATCGCAGTTGCATCATGTGTCTCAGAGCTAcagctcccagcatgctctggtCAGGCCACTCGTGTCTGTTTCCTCCTTCCTGTTCATTACATGACCATGTTTCTGGTCCCACGTCTTTCATACTCTGACAGAGCGTTGCCATGGTGAGAGCCAACAGGAAGCGTAAGCTGGGGGGGTGTTGAAGCACATGTGGTAATAAGCTATAGATGCCCAAGTACAATCTGCCATGATAGCAACTTGAATGCTCAGAACACTCGGAACATCTTGACACTGGAGAGACTCCTTTACTCTGCTCAGACAGTGAGCCCAGATAACTTTCTCCACAGGAGCCAGATTCACTGTTGCTTGCCTCACTGTTGTTATGACTCTCTCTTGCCCTTTGGACCTCCTTCAGCCCAGCCTTTAATGCCACTCGCAAGGCCAGATGTGCCAACACCCCCAGGGTAAGCAGCTGCGAGCCAGATGGGCACTCCCAGCGGTGGTACTGCCTCCATGCCTCCCTCCTGCATGTAGGTCCACAGTAGCAGGCATAGCTGCAGTCTTGACACGGCACAGGGCTCAATGTTTGAAGCAGGCAGTGATGGCAATGTATGTGTTGTGTTCCGAATACGTGGGCCTTCATGTGCTGTTCATCACTAGGTATAAGAACAAGGCTGAAAGCCTCGTCCT from Electrophorus electricus isolate fEleEle1 chromosome 17, fEleEle1.pri, whole genome shotgun sequence carries:
- the smyd4 gene encoding SET and MYND domain-containing protein 4 isoform X1, which produces MDLPCPEWMKHVEEKWTRLGSAKRESFSLLADIDEIYRYGQSQVKQDDVEVLLRISERYDGNKCAESATRCREQGNRSFKLKDYKSAALYYSKGVSYAGNKTEQLSLCYANRSAALFHLGLYKECLEDIQRALDEGYPSRLQCKLTNRHTQCVNKLQKHELCNASSLKQHTPQTDEKKNSITELSAAVSVHFTPEKGRHLLVAENKSAGEVVVEDEAFSLVLIPSDEQHMKAHVFGTQHIHCHHCLLQTLSPVPCQDCSYACYCGPTCRREAWRQYHRWECPSGSQLLTLGVLAHLALRVALKAGLKEVQRARESHNNSEASNSESGSCGESYLGSLSEQSKGVSPVSRCSECSEHSSCYHGRLYLGIYSLLPHVLQHPPSLRFLLALTMATLCQSMKDVGPETWSCNEQEGGNRHEWPDQSMLGAVALRHMMQLRCNAQAVTAIRDKEDSSLAVQSSREVRLATALFPILSLLNHSCCPNTSISFHLGLSSAEPSSLGSSTPGVAVSIRTCRDVEAGQELLHCYGPHYSRMDVRKRQHLLLEQYFFQCHCDTCALELADGTGTLPSAFSKLRCESCGSSLQMGTDTDVHVCSQSSCPRRTTNTEMQRKLQALRQLLDQALELMEKQRADGALQMLQEATSHADHFLMKTHPLQGELADATARAYASSGDWRQAAWHLKRSLAAVRSQYGEDSLELGRQLFKLTQLHFNGGDGQSALSVIPLARRLLSLHCDPHCEELEELKDMEACLHGTG
- the smyd4 gene encoding SET and MYND domain-containing protein 4 isoform X2, which codes for MDLPCPEWMKHVEEKWTRLGSAKRESFSLLADIDEIYRYGQSQVKQDDVEVLLRISERYDGNKCAESATRCREQGNRSFKLKDYKSAALYYSKGVSYAGNKTEQLSLCYANRSAALFHLGLYKECLEDIQRALDEGYPSRLQCKLTNRHTQCVNKLQKHELCNASSLKQHTPQTDEKKNSITELSAAVSVHFTPEKGRHLLVAENKSAGEVVVEDEAFSLVLIPSDEQHMKAHVFGTQHIHCHHCLLQTLSPVPCQDCSYACYCGPTCRREAWRQYHRWECPSGSQLLTLGVLAHLALRVALKAGLKEVQRARESHNNSEASNSESGSCGESYLGSLSEQSKGVSPVSRCSECSEHSSCYHGRLYLGIYSLLPHVLQHPPSLRFLLALTMATLCQSMKDVGPETWSCNEQEGGNRHEWPDQSMLGAVALRHMMQLRCNAQAVTAIRDKEDSSLAVQSSREVRLATALFPILSLLNHSCCPNTSISFHLGLSSAEPSSLGSSTPGVAVSIRTCRDVEAGQELLHCYGPHYSRMDVRKRQHLLLEQYFFQCHCDTCALELADGTGTLPSAFSKLRCESCGSSLQMGTDTDVHVCSQSSCPRRTTNTEMQRKLQALRQLLDQALELMEKQRADGALQMLQEATSHADHFLMKTHPLQGELADATARAYASSGDWRQAAWHLKRSLAAVRSQYGEDSLELGRQLFKLTQLHFNGPR
- the smyd4 gene encoding SET and MYND domain-containing protein 4 isoform X3 — protein: MDLPCPEWMKHVEEKWTRLGSAKRESFSLLADIDEIYRYGQSQVKQDDVEVLLRISERYDGNKCAESATRCREQGNRSFKLKDYKSAALYYSKGVSYAGNKTEQLSLCYANRSAALFHLGLYKECLEDIQRALDEGYPSRLQCKLTNRHTQCVNKLQKHELCNASSLKQHTPQTDEKKNSITELSAAVSVHFTPEKGRHLLVAENKSAGEVVVEDEAFSLVLIPSDEQHMKAHVFGTQHIHCHHCLLQTLSPVPCQDCSYACYCGPTCRREAWRQYHRWECPSGSQLLTLGVLAHLALRVALKAGLKEVQRARESHNNSEASNSESGSCGESYLGSLSEQSKGVSPVSRCSECSEHSSCYHGRLYLGIYSLLPHVLQHPPSLRFLLALTMATLCQSMKDVGPETWSCNEQEGGNRHEWPDQSMLGAVALRHMMQLRCNAQAVTAIRDKEDSSLAVQSSREVRLATALFPILSLLNHSCCPNTSISFHLGLSSAEPSSLGSSTPGVAVSIRTCRDVEAGQELLHCYGPHYSRMDVRKRQHLLLEQYFFQCHCDTCALELADGTGTLPSAFSKLRCESCGSSLQMGTDTDVHVCSQSSCPRRTTNTEMQRKLQALRQLLDQALELMEKQRADGALQMLQEATSHADHFLMKTHPLQGELADATARAYASSGPGENPSGVLLIMQAFM